Proteins encoded together in one Ciona intestinalis chromosome 1, KH, whole genome shotgun sequence window:
- the LOC100185268 gene encoding rho GTPase-activating protein 39 produces the protein MMVLGLEWVEIVEPRTKERMYANLVSGECLWEPPPDVNVKHSSDDQWWELYDQKSCRFYYFNASLQKTVWHRPKDADIVPLAKLQTIKEQTSQNSVRRDDNKLVKHRRTTGSRGSTGKHVARNESTSSDSDNLSASQRAQDIHKRRHRTSGGKVRRSGDSQISATGNSEQVTSFSRTNPTYENVTLPVRTNSLKDDSRTANSSLVSDEQGSLDSSETRPKQAKLLPDSEYSDDISPLNSTMPELSTSHTPLMHARSKSHDAVNDGDVLLRHNESLTDRNENDRMSSLSKSQSFPQHSAPAKKDFRASKKRPSDVSNMESFAKSNLNVHKRGLLRKKITIHTMLSWTRDTIKKPMIMTKDKHTKKDACETFKLIQAYMGDKKVKKIEKFEIALDVITKGWQGTGLRDEIYIQLCRQTTGNPKPESMERGLELIGMCLAFFPPSTKFYSYLEGYICTHLDMQDSAGVNVSHYAEVSFKRLEKIIQTGAKRGQKKPTLDEVVQSQRSIFNPSMFGNTLDEVMELQMDKYPNHRLPWILTTLSEQVLTLGGNKTEGIFRVPGDIDEVNMLKVQIDQWNVPDTLRDPHVPGSLLKLWYRELAEPLIPAEFYDACVESYNNPNDAVNVVYSLPDINRLCLTYLIRFLQIFAQHEHSKVTKMDANNLAMVMAPNCLRCESNDPRIIFENTRKEMSYIRTLVQHLDTSSLDGVI, from the exons ATGATGGTGTTAGG ATTGGAATGGGTGGAGATTGTTGAGCCAAGAACTAAAGAGAGGATGTATGCAAATCTTGTCTCTGGTGAGTGTCTATGGGAACCACCACCAGATGTAAATGTTAAACATTCATCAGATGATCAATG GTGGGAATTGTATGATCAAAAAAGCTGTcgcttttattatttcaatgcAAGCTTACAAAAGACAGTGTGGCATCGACCGAAAGATGCAGATATTGTCCCACTGGCTAAGTTACAAACCATTAAAGAACAAACTTCGCAAAACAGTGTCAGGAGAGATGATAATAAATTGGTAAAACACAG ACGAACAACTGGATCCAGAGGTAGCACTGGCAAACATGTAGCAAG AAATGAATCAACAAGCAGTGATAGTGACAATTTATCAGCAAGTCAACGAGCACAGGATATCCATAAAAGAAGGCATCGAACATCTGGTGGAAAAGTACGAAGATCTGGTGATTCTCAG ATTTCAGCAACAGGCAACTCTGAACAAGTGACAAGTTTTTCAAGAACAAATCCAACATATGAAAACGTGACCCTTCCTGTGCGAACCAATAGTTTAAAAGACGATTCACGAACTGCTAATTCTTCTCTTGTGTCAGATGAGCAAGGCTCTCTAGATTCGTCGGAAACAAGACCTAAGCAAGCCAAACTTTTACCGGATAGTGAATATAGTGATGATATATCACCATTAAACAGTACTATGCCAGAACTGTCAACCAGCCACACTCCACTAATGCATGCGCGGTCTAAATCACACGATGCTGTTAATGATGGAGATGTATTACTACGACACAATGAATCCTTGACTGATCGAAATGAAAATGACCGCATGTCATCTCTATCAAAGAGCCAAAGTTTTCCACAACACAGTGCACCTGCCAAAAAAG ACTTCCGAGCTTCTAAGAAGCGACCATCAGATGTATCAAACATGGAATCCTTTGCTAAATCGAACCTGAATGTTCATAAACGTGGTTTACTGCGTAAGAAAATCACCATTCACACCATGCTTTCATGGACCAGAGATACCATTAAAAAACCAATGATTATGACCAAAGATAAACAT ACAAAGAAGGATGCGTGTGAAACTTTCAAATTGATTCAAGCGTACATGGGAGACAAAAAGGTGAAAAAGATTGAGAAATTTGAGATCGCTCTTGATGTTATTACAAAGGGTTGGCAAGGCACag GTTTAAGAGATGAAATATATATCCAACTATGTCGACAAACGACTGGTAACCCGAAACCTGAATCAATGGAACGTGGTCTCGAGTTGATTGGAATGTGTCTCGCCTTCTTCCCTCCTTCCACCAAGTTTTATTCTTATCTTGAAGGATATATTTGCACACATCTTGACATGCAGGATTCTGCAG GAGTAAATGTTTCTCATTACGCTGAAGTGAGTTTTAAGAGACTGGagaaaataatacaaactgGAGCAAAAAGA GGTCAGAAAAAACCTACACTTGATGAAGTTGTTCAATCCCAACGTTCTATTTTCAACCCATCCATGTTTGGAAACACATTAGATGAAGTTATGGAACTACAGATGGATAA GTATCCAAACCACAGACTACCGTGGATCCTCACAACATTATCAGAACAAGTTTTAACACTTGGTGGGAATAAAACAGAAGGAATTTTCCg AGTTCCAGGTGACATAGATGAAGTGAACATGCTAAAAGTTCAAATTGATCAATGGAATGTTCCAGACACATTACGTGATCCTCACGTTCCAG GTTCGTTGCTGAAGTTGTGGTATCGTGAGCTTGCTGAACCACTTATACCAGCAGAGTTTTATGACGCATGTGTTGAAAGCTATAATAATCCGAATGATGCAGTTAACGTAGTTTACAGTTTGCCGGATATTAATCGCCTCTGCCTCACCTACCTCATTCGCTTCCTTCAg ATATTTGCACAACATGAACATTCGAAAGTTACCAAAATGGATGCGAACAACCTTGCAATGGTGATGGCTCCCAACTGCCTCCGATGTGAGAGTAATGATCCCCGGATCATCTTTGAAAACACTCGTAAAGAGATGTCTTACATCCGGACCTTGGTGCAACATCTTGATACCTCCAGTCTTGATGGGGTTATATGA